The genomic stretch CATTGGTACTGATAATGTCTACTGTGTATGGATCCCAGAAAAATAGTTTAGTAAATTGTGAGTTCGAGTGTTCAACCAAAGGATTGGAAGTTGGAGACTTCTTTTCTCAGAATTATCAGAGTGATTGTTGTGATATATTTCCTTTGATTCAAGGATTTGTATCCGTGATAGTACATTGGCCCAATTCGTTTTATTAGAAAATGTAAGCAAATTGGGTCACGATGCTTTTCTTTTGGGCTTTCGCTATATTACTTGCATTTGAAGTGTTCACATTTCACTGTTTTCATTCCTATGCTGCTAGCTGCTACCCTgaaaatacaaatataatgTTTTGACGATAACAACTGTTTTTTTCTTgctaattttcttttgcagaagTTCCAAGGGTTACTTTACTCTGCTGCTATGACAGGTTAGTTCCttcattttgttgttgttttccaCTGCTATGGTCCTACTTGGCCAATGGCAAGTTGTTGGTGTATTCTCCGCACACACTGCAGCTGAGATGACTGGTTCATGTGCATTTCCAAATTTCTTCTGCACTCAAATGTAAATATATTCTTTTGGAAATCCTTTGGTGGGGTCCATTGCATAAATGAGGaatcgttttccttttaatATGTCGCAAACATGTTACAAATTTGTGGGCTTTTCACTGCCTGTAGCCATCAATCACATTGTTGTTTTACCCTTTTCCTTTTGAGTTCTTAGGGCGCATTTGTTTAgacttttcagaagcaaaaaagtttttttttcctatcaaaatCGAAGTATTATTGATATATCGTAATATTGTAAAGAATATTACTACAAATTTACTTGTCAACCGTTTATGTACTGTGAAAGGCTTTTTAGCGTTTTGCGACAAAAAAGTCAAAGGACATGAGTCACAAGTTATAAAAAAGGCAAGAGGAAATTGCATATTCTAAACCCACCCTTAGCTTGCTATGGTGGCACATGTGATTCGGGATAAGCTCGTCGGGAACTAATGAAACATTGGTGAGCTGATGATTTCTGTGAACACTAACTGTAATATAGTATTAAAGTAAGGGCTTGTTTGTTCAGTATTAAGTTTAAGTAAAAAGAACTTTCTTGCTTTTGCCGCCAAAGTTTAAAATAtcatagaaattcaaaaaattatggcaAAATGTCGTGCGAATCTATGTATCAACATTTGTATATTGCGAAGGTTTCAGTTGTcaagggttaaaaaaaaaaaaaatcaaagtgtgcttttttgcaagatttagattaagcaaaaacaaaaagtaaaagtctATTTAGACACGCCTTAAATAAGCTTTAACTATGTGGTCAAATTACCCTCTTTTCTTAACTAAAATAGTTTGCTGATGAGAATTGTGTGACAATTTCTCCTTGGAAGTCTAAAAATGGTTTTTTTAAAGTGATAGATCTTAAACAGAGAAGAATCCTTATTAGCAATGATCCTCCAACAAGTTTTAAATGTTATGTGGCAGGCATTTGTGCAGAGACTAAGATTAGAATTTTGTTAGCAGAAGTTGGCTCAAGCCAACatccaaatttaatttaaatctcTGTCATATCAACTAGAGCTGGCAGTCGGGAGTTTCATTTAGCAACCTATTGAAgttttttttggccatttatTCCCTATCCTTTACATTCATATGGATTTCGAATGTATTATCACCTTGGTGATTTGCAGTACCTGCCAAAGCTATCGAGCTTTATTTGGATCTGAGAAAGGTAATTGAAGACCAAATTCAAGTAAGCCTAATGTATACTCGATGCATCTTATCATCCAGGGCCATTTGTTGTGTGCTTGATTATGTTGTCATTAATTGGTCACAGGGTTATACGGAACCAACATCAGATAAGCTTCTTCCGGATTTGCATCCGATGGAGCAGCATGTTTTCACACTTGTTCTAGATTTAAATGAGACACTGGTTTTCTCTGATTGGAAGGTAAGCTGCTCTGGGGCGATCTGTCCTTGCACTGTTCTCTTGGGGACTTGCTATCTATGCATATTTTCCTTAGTATCTGCACTGATTTTGCTTGTGATGGCATCGTTCAAGGATTAGAAGCTTCTGTACCTATAACTATCTGCTGACTTGCAGATGACTCTACATTTTCTTGATTGTTTTATTAGGAATAAGCAATTCTTCCAATCATGTTTTGATTTTAGAACTACTTTTTCACTTGAAAGCGTGACAGAGGCTGGAGAACATTCAAAAGACCTGGTGTAGATGCCTTCTTGGAACATCTGGGGAAATTCTATGAAATTGTCATCTACTCGGACCAGTTGCAGATGGTatttggattttctatcctTAAATTGGTTGACCCCTCAAATGTGCTCTTCTGATTTAATGCCCATTCTATTCATGCATCTATCTTGGCCCATGGCATTTGCAGTATGTCGATCCTGTTGTTGAAAGGTTGGATGGGAAACAGTGCATACGCTATAGGCTGTCCAGAGGTGCAACTAAGTATCAGGATGGGAAGCACTATAGAGTATGTTAAATTCGTTATTCTATACCATCCCCAACCAATGATCTCCTCAGATAATCTTCAATTGCTCGATAACGTTATCTTAGATTGTTAGTCATTATTCTCATTGTGAcacagattttattttttttatgcacttCTCATTCATATTTGACCTTTTCCGACTTTCCTGATCTATGTCTGTTCCTTTTGGATGAGCTACTTCGTCattaatctttctttttccaaaatatttggGTTTGGAGCTGGAATTGGCTTGAAATTTCCACTATTGGTATCTCATTGAGGTTTTGACTTGATCCTATCTGAATTGTGGAAAGTGATTGCTTTCTCTATTAGTGCATTTATCTTAAAGACTAGTTATCAGCAGCATGAAGTAGTGAGCTTTGACGCACTGACAGAACTGGGGTTGAGATAGCCCCCCCACTTCTTCCCCGGTCCAAAACTCCCAAAGTGAAGATATgttgaaaaaaatatacataCGAGATATTTACTAAAATTTTGTCTTGCCCTTCACTTTGAATTCTCAGTCTACCATTGCTTTGCATGATTGAGGATCACTCATCTTACACTTGCTTGTGTCAGAACTCTGTACGAGCTAAACCATCTGtccttagaaaatttttgttttccttgaaGAAAAAGCTACTAACAGTGTACCTCatccatttactttttttttcctcatcttcaagGGCTTTTTAGGCCATTCTCCTTTTAAATGACTTATTTGACGATATATTTCTTTTTGCATTAGCCATAGTGTACTGTTTTTAATCCAATAGCTTAAGAGTTTCGACGATCCACTGCtgttaggatttttttttttttcttgatggaGTGTCTTTAACTTGTATGAGATTTAGAAAAACTCTGTATTAGGCTCAGCTTTTCATATACCTTCCATGGCAGGATCTTTCAAAGCTTAATAGAAATCCTGGAAAAGTCATTTATGTCAGTGGCCATGCACGAGAATCATGTCTTCAGCCTGAAAACTGTGTTGAAATTAAACCTTGGAAGCTCGAAACAGACGACACAACACTTTTGGATCTTATTCCTTTTCTCGAATGTAAGATTTTTTGTAATTGCGGAGTTTTTATGATAAAATGTACTTGATCAACAATATGCTCATTTTGCTTGTTAAAATTGAATGGCATCTCTGGTATGTTTCATGTAGTTGTTGCCAGTAGACAACCGACAGATATTAGACCAGTGCTAGCATCTTATGAAGGGACTGATATTCCCCAGGAGTTCATCAAGCGTTCTCATGAGCATCAAAGGTAAAAAATTCTGTATTGAAACAGAGCTTGGACATCATGAGGTCTCGTCTCTATATGTTGCATCTTTATTAATGCTGTGTGTACATAGTTTTTGTTGGCAGCTCCAGATATTCTAAATATTGCAGTTCTTTTCCTGCTCTATTAATCGGTCACTTGACGTATGATTGATAGCAATCCTATTCTTTTTAATTGCTATCACGCAAAGCATTTTTCCGTTTTCAAAATCCatggtgtatttttttttttttaggcagactgtttttgtcttcttttttctcttgagCATGCCTAGATCTGTCTTATTGAAGACTCTCAGACTTAGTGCTGTCATCACCTTGGCCTTTTGTAAATGTCGTCAAGAGTGAAGTAATATTCTTTTGAGAAGGTGAAATAGGTGGTCCTGATACTTGTGTGCTGTTTCTGTGCAATTCCCAAGTGCATGTTCTATTGTTTGAAATCCAGTTCGTGTCTTACCGTCCTTTTGATATTTGTCGTCATCAAAAGTGGCCGATTGCTCAATTCTTTTTGTATGCTAGTCCGTGTTTCATTGGAGTTGCCCCAGTGGCTCCTGTAGATTTCGCCATTATTGCcactttcctttcctttccttttcttttttttttttgggttgaagaTTTTACTGATTAAGTCCGTGCCTGCTTCTGGGTGTTATATAAATTTTACAGCCTGagatgaaaatgttcaaataacTTTTCTAGTCTTTGGTCTGTCATCAATGCAGACGAATGCAGGAACAGAGACAAACCAGAAGCTTGTGGCGGCGTTAAGGGTCCCAAACGCCGTCGGGAAGATGACAGTTTTCCGGTTTAAAGTACTGCCATTATAAAACTAGATCAGTGTGAAAGGCGTCATCGTAGAGGTTGACATACCGATTTTTCCTTTGCAACTTGCAACTCGACAGCGATTTCTTCTGGAAGATTTTGACTTCTCAAAACAAGCATGATTTAGAAAACTGACTAGGCAATTTGTAATCTGTCTTGTATTGATATTTTTGCAGTCAGTCAGGCGTTTTGCTTCACTCTTGTTCACCCAATTTTGCTTACTGATGTTGCCATTGCGCCATGGATAGTCCATATGCATTCTGCAGTGATTAGGATGAGATCCAGAGGATTATCCTTGGCCTACCTATATTCATGAATAATTGTGTCGAGTCAGCTTAGTTTTATGGAAGTCGCTTGTTATTATGTTCATGCTTATTACCCTTttctctgtcctttttttttttttttttggcgtcaTTTTACTCTTATGTAAGAAAGAGGCAGGAGACTTCTTGTTTGGCGTGTCCTTGGCGGTCCCTTCAGGCATCTTCCCATTGGGGGTTGGGATGAGGGGGGTTCGTCATTGTTTCTGGGGTGGCCCTACCAAATATGAATGGTTGTGAATTGGTCTTCTTTGTACCGGAAAGAAGTGGGTATTGAATCGC from Rhodamnia argentea isolate NSW1041297 chromosome 2, ASM2092103v1, whole genome shotgun sequence encodes the following:
- the LOC115748861 gene encoding mitochondrial import inner membrane translocase subunit TIM50 codes for the protein MSSIFVRSGVASFLSKRSRRFLSSDASSIHTQKESIVASQTLISDQPPPPQEPAPPSAEKKPWGFLKYSLVAALTGVTAAAGYTTYAYSLEEIDEKTKAFRSSINYDTKDSDSAVDKFQGLLYSAAMTVPAKAIELYLDLRKVIEDQIQGYTEPTSDKLLPDLHPMEQHVFTLVLDLNETLVFSDWKRDRGWRTFKRPGVDAFLEHLGKFYEIVIYSDQLQMYVDPVVERLDGKQCIRYRLSRGATKYQDGKHYRDLSKLNRNPGKVIYVSGHARESCLQPENCVEIKPWKLETDDTTLLDLIPFLEFVASRQPTDIRPVLASYEGTDIPQEFIKRSHEHQRRMQEQRQTRSLWRR